One stretch of Amblyraja radiata isolate CabotCenter1 chromosome 9, sAmbRad1.1.pri, whole genome shotgun sequence DNA includes these proteins:
- the sav1 gene encoding protein salvador homolog 1: MLSRKKSKAEASKPLEVQGRYVKKETSPLLGDLIPSFIRHGPTIPRRTDVLVESGTSAYASADVVSRNQSFLRGPVQRPAREIVRRESNRPPGPSYVPRNISEVPREYGVSTQTFLAEATSENGDASQPAQYYYPDPYYEDGQRRRHLAERFRDDYRYYDHTPDPFARIPQGQGRFPAGIGRVASTSAGNLTSHAADELALPLGWSADWTIRGRKYYIDHNTNTTHWSHPLEREGLPPGWERVESPEFGVYYVDHINKRAQYRHPCAPSVPRYDQPPALLPPVTYQPRQTQRNQLVPANPYHTAEIPDWLKVYARAPVKYDHILKWELFQLADLDTYQGLLKLLFMKELERIVKSYEAYRQALLTELDNRKQRQQWYAQHHSKNFPPNV, translated from the exons ATTTAATACCTTCGTTTATTCGTCACGGGCCAACTATTCCAAGGCGGACTGATGTTTTAGTTGAGTCGGGAACATCTGCCTATGCCTCAGCTGATGTGGTTTCCCGAAACCAAAGCTTCCTGCGAGGTCCCGTCCAAAGGCCGGCACGCGAGATCGTCCGACGTGAGAGTAACCGACCTCCGGGACCTTCCTACGTCCCACGCAACATATCTGAGGTGCCTCGAGAGTATGGCGTCTCGACACAGACTTTCTTAGCTGAAGCCACCTCTGAAAACGGCGATGCCAGCCAGCCGGCTCAATACTACTACCCTGACCCATATTACGAAGATGGGCAGAGGCGGCGGCATTTAGCTGAGCGTTTCCGCGATGACTATAGATACTACGACCACACACCTGATCCTTTTGCACGGATACCACAGGGGCAAGGGAGATTTCCAGCAG GTATCGGGCGAGTTGCGTCGACGTCGGCAGGGAACCTGACGAGCCACGCTGCGGACGAGCTGGCGCTCCCCCTGGGCTGGTCGGCCGACTGGACCATCCGCGGCAGGAAATACTACATCGACCACAACACCAACACCACGCACTGGAGCCACCCGCTGGAACGGGAGGGATTGCCGCCTGGCTGGGAACGCGTGGAATCACCAGAGTTTGGTGTTTACTACGTGGATCATATCAACAAACGGGCCCAGTACCGGCATCCCTGTGCTCCCAG CGTCCCCCGGTACGATCAGCCTCCTGCCCTCCTCCCACCCGTCACCTACCAGCCACGGCAGACCCAACGCAACCAGCTGGTGCCCGCCAACCCCTACCACACGGCAGAAATCCCAGACTGGCTGAAGGTCTACGCCAGGGCTCCGGTCAA ATATGATCACATTCTGAAGTGGGAGCTCTTCCAACTGGCAGACCTGGACACTTACCAAGGCTTGCTCAAACTGCTGTTCATGAAGGAACTGGAAAGGATTGTCAAGTCCTACGAGGCGTACAGACAAGCTCTCCTGACAGAGCTTGACAACCGCAAGCAGAGACAGCAGTGGTACGCACAGCATCATAGCAAGAACTTCCCCCCAAACGTCTGA